A genomic window from Halorubrum trapanicum includes:
- a CDS encoding DoxX family protein, translated as MSDDEPTETTDEAVDRGAPSRLGRVLLGVGLAAQASEDFRDMDDTIEYAESAGVPMPDVAAPFASGMMVVAGLGIALWRLPRVATGAAVAFLTVVTATMHDFWNADEDDKSGERLAFFGNLAMLGGALVFLREAYKK; from the coding sequence GACGACCGACGAGGCGGTCGACCGCGGCGCGCCGTCGCGGCTCGGCCGCGTCCTGCTTGGGGTCGGCCTCGCCGCGCAGGCCTCGGAGGACTTCCGCGACATGGACGACACGATCGAGTACGCCGAGTCGGCGGGCGTCCCGATGCCGGACGTCGCCGCGCCGTTCGCTTCCGGCATGATGGTCGTCGCCGGGCTCGGCATCGCGCTCTGGCGGCTCCCCCGGGTCGCGACCGGCGCAGCGGTCGCGTTCCTGACCGTCGTCACCGCGACGATGCACGACTTTTGGAACGCCGACGAGGACGACAAGAGCGGCGAGCGGCTCGCCTTCTTCGGCAACCTCGCAATGTTGGGCGGGGCCTTGGTGTTCCTGCGCGAGGCGTACAAGAAGTGA
- a CDS encoding ABC transporter substrate-binding protein: protein MKRRIQRRDVLKGAGAVGIAGLAGCSTESGDGSDGGDGSDGSDGGDGMDGGDGSDGGDANNVPDAVMVVGFPQSGIQLFRDFYSEFADSAPDLDIIVPDGLIDADLPEEVDNDMNNVIGTAPSAGGPGAEFFTESYQEAYGEEPGVFTAQAYDAMAVEILAATAAGENDGEAIRDRVRTVANPGGEEFGPADLPDAVETVASGDPVNYVGASSRVNFDINGDIATAAYDIIDFRNGELETIDTVEFGNDLTEEDLNATAADPVGVDSFTARIGVLMPETGDLGPLGVPIRDGALLAATQVNDAGINVDVETRVEDTQTNPQAGISGANAIVNAGYGAVVGPASSNVNLQVADQVFIPNGVVGISPSSTDPNVTDLEDNGYIFRTAPSDLLQGPAMADLAVGDNVGAESSGTLYLNDAYGQSLEEAYVNAFEERDGTITQRVSFEPNQPTYTSQWSSVLNE from the coding sequence AGCGGCGACGGGTCCGATGGCGGTGACGGCAGCGACGGGTCTGACGGCGGTGACGGAATGGACGGCGGCGACGGCTCCGACGGCGGCGACGCCAACAACGTCCCCGACGCGGTGATGGTCGTCGGCTTCCCGCAGTCCGGCATTCAGCTGTTCCGCGACTTCTACTCCGAGTTCGCCGACAGCGCGCCCGACCTCGACATCATCGTCCCCGACGGGCTGATCGACGCCGACCTTCCCGAGGAGGTCGACAACGATATGAACAACGTCATCGGCACCGCGCCCTCCGCGGGCGGTCCCGGGGCGGAGTTCTTCACCGAGTCGTATCAGGAGGCGTACGGCGAGGAGCCGGGCGTGTTCACCGCGCAGGCGTACGACGCGATGGCGGTCGAGATCCTCGCGGCGACCGCGGCGGGCGAGAACGACGGCGAAGCGATCCGCGACCGAGTCCGGACCGTCGCCAATCCCGGCGGCGAGGAGTTCGGGCCCGCGGACCTCCCGGACGCGGTCGAGACCGTTGCGAGCGGCGACCCGGTCAACTACGTCGGCGCGTCCTCCAGGGTCAACTTCGACATCAACGGCGACATCGCGACGGCCGCCTACGACATCATCGACTTCCGGAACGGCGAACTGGAAACCATCGACACCGTCGAGTTCGGGAACGACCTCACCGAGGAGGACCTGAACGCGACGGCCGCGGATCCGGTCGGCGTCGACTCGTTCACGGCACGGATCGGCGTGTTGATGCCAGAGACGGGTGACCTCGGTCCGCTCGGCGTCCCGATCCGCGACGGTGCGCTGCTGGCCGCGACACAGGTCAACGACGCCGGCATCAACGTCGACGTCGAGACGCGGGTCGAAGACACGCAGACCAACCCGCAGGCCGGTATCTCGGGCGCGAACGCCATCGTCAACGCCGGCTACGGCGCCGTCGTCGGACCGGCGTCGTCGAACGTCAACCTCCAGGTCGCAGACCAGGTGTTCATCCCCAACGGCGTCGTCGGCATCTCGCCGTCCTCGACCGACCCGAACGTGACGGACTTAGAGGACAACGGCTACATCTTCCGGACCGCGCCCTCCGACCTGCTCCAGGGGCCCGCGATGGCCGACCTCGCCGTGGGCGACAACGTCGGCGCCGAGAGCTCGGGCACGCTGTACCTCAACGACGCCTACGGGCAGTCCCTGGAGGAGGCGTACGTGAACGCCTTCGAGGAGCGCGACGGGACGATCACTCAGCGCGTCTCCTTCGAGCCGAACCAGCCGACGTACACCAGCCAGTGGTCGAGCGTGCTGAACGAGTAG